One stretch of Acholeplasma laidlawii PG-8A DNA includes these proteins:
- the rsmA gene encoding 16S rRNA (adenine(1518)-N(6)/adenine(1519)-N(6))-dimethyltransferase RsmA, with amino-acid sequence MHQAKKRFGQNFLTDKNLLKKIVDSAQIHDKNVLEIGPGLGALTQFIVKDAKKYLAYEIDYSLKDVLENFLSEDSNIIFQDFLESDVTNDLDTYFKGEPIHLIGNLPYYITTPIIFKFLEIDQLKTATIMVQKEVGDRMISKKNLKSYNAFSAILQYFTDVRLVVNVNRKMFNPVPKVDSMVVQLTKKETKLDKSLELKFIQIVKLSFMHKRKTLLNNLSTGLNEDKAKILESLKSLNLDEKTRAESLSVDDFITLTEKLYK; translated from the coding sequence ATGCATCAAGCTAAAAAAAGATTTGGTCAAAACTTTTTAACAGATAAGAATTTATTGAAAAAGATTGTTGACTCAGCACAAATTCATGATAAAAACGTATTAGAAATTGGACCAGGGTTAGGTGCACTAACTCAGTTTATAGTTAAAGATGCCAAAAAGTATCTAGCCTATGAAATTGACTACTCTCTAAAAGATGTTTTAGAAAATTTCTTAAGTGAAGATAGCAACATCATATTCCAAGACTTTTTAGAATCTGATGTCACAAATGATTTAGATACATATTTTAAAGGTGAACCAATTCACTTGATTGGTAATTTACCATACTACATTACAACACCGATTATTTTTAAATTCTTAGAAATAGATCAACTTAAAACAGCAACAATCATGGTCCAAAAAGAAGTGGGTGACCGTATGATTAGCAAGAAGAATTTAAAAAGCTATAATGCCTTTTCTGCGATTCTACAATACTTTACAGATGTAAGGTTGGTTGTTAATGTAAATAGAAAAATGTTTAACCCGGTACCTAAGGTAGATTCCATGGTTGTTCAACTAACTAAAAAAGAAACTAAACTGGATAAATCATTAGAGCTTAAGTTTATTCAAATCGTTAAGTTGAGTTTTATGCATAAAAGAAAAACCTTGTTAAATAATCTATCTACAGGTCTAAACGAAGATAAAGCTAAGATACTAGAATCTTTAAAGTCGCTTAATTTAGATGAGAAGACAAGAGCTGAATCACTAAGTGTAGATGATTTTATTACACTTACTGAAAAACTTTATAAATAA
- the spoVG gene encoding septation regulator SpoVG: MKITDVRVRHVSSDSRLKGVVTITFEDAFVVHDIRVIEGENGLFVAMPSKKMPNGGFRDIAHPIHADMRKQIEDSIIKAYKETLDAEATASVEE; encoded by the coding sequence GTGAAAATAACAGACGTCAGAGTAAGACACGTAAGTAGTGACTCAAGATTAAAAGGTGTAGTAACAATTACATTTGAAGATGCATTCGTAGTGCATGACATACGAGTGATTGAAGGTGAAAATGGATTATTCGTTGCAATGCCTAGCAAGAAGATGCCAAATGGCGGTTTCAGAGATATAGCACATCCAATACACGCGGATATGCGTAAACAAATCGAAGATTCTATCATCAAAGCATATAAAGAAACACTTGATGCTGAAGCAACAGCTTCAGTTGAAGAATAA